The following are encoded together in the Natronincola ferrireducens genome:
- a CDS encoding MraY family glycosyltransferase, which translates to MGLMILVISIFFTKIIIFYVMNMLLDGNVVAKNYKGERIPIGMGITFIPVMIINTLLLFFVFYETYTSLMIFFTAITTMAFVGIIDDLIGNRNTLGFKGHFLSFIKGKLTTGFFKAAVGGIISLVISYVYSNTLIELVIHTFVIALFTNLLNLLDLRPGRAIKGYLVIALLFILMGVIGLPRYILLSIIGYCVGYLPQDLKARSMMGDVGSNPLGISLGIIAVTSFSMTIKYLLLAFLIVIHLIAEKYSLSNIIKNNVLLNYIDELGRN; encoded by the coding sequence ATGGGACTTATGATTCTCGTTATTAGTATCTTTTTTACTAAAATAATTATATTCTATGTGATGAATATGTTATTGGATGGAAATGTAGTAGCTAAAAACTATAAAGGGGAGAGGATTCCCATTGGTATGGGTATTACCTTTATTCCTGTAATGATTATAAATACTTTATTGTTATTTTTTGTTTTTTATGAGACATATACTTCCTTGATGATTTTTTTCACGGCTATCACAACTATGGCCTTTGTAGGAATTATAGATGACTTAATAGGCAATAGAAATACATTAGGATTTAAAGGACATTTCCTTAGCTTCATAAAAGGAAAGTTAACGACAGGTTTCTTTAAGGCAGCAGTAGGTGGTATTATTTCTTTAGTAATTAGCTATGTTTATTCTAACACATTGATAGAGCTTGTTATCCATACCTTTGTGATAGCCCTATTTACCAACTTGTTAAACCTATTGGATTTAAGGCCTGGTAGAGCAATAAAAGGATATTTAGTTATTGCTCTACTCTTTATCCTAATGGGTGTCATTGGGTTGCCACGGTATATTCTTTTAAGTATTATAGGATACTGTGTAGGGTACCTGCCTCAGGATTTAAAAGCAAGGAGTATGATGGGCGATGTAGGTTCAAATCCATTGGGTATAAGTTTAGGTATAATAGCTGTTACAAGTTTTTCAATGACAATCAAATATCTATTGTTAGCTTTTCTAATAGTTATACATCTTATAGCAGAAAAATATTCTCTTTCAAATATTATCAAAAACAACGTACTTCTAAACTATATAGATGAGTTAGGAAGAAATTAA
- a CDS encoding glycosyltransferase family 2 protein, giving the protein MNTNPKISVIVPAFNEGGRIIKTLNAVKRIDIVSKIYVIDDGSKDDTVRQVEIIEDIILIKNIVNRGKGASLKKGIEEAITTSDIIVFLDADLEESAEEAIKLIYPILEDDADVTIGRFPAAKKKGGFGLVKALARYGVYFNTGIKLNTVLSGQRAFKQEVLRDLSFNYEGYGIELGMTIDILNKGYRVKEVDVTMFHNETSRNIQGFIHRGKQFWHILKVLIKKR; this is encoded by the coding sequence TTGAATACAAATCCTAAGATTTCAGTAATTGTTCCAGCATTTAATGAAGGAGGAAGAATTATTAAAACATTAAATGCAGTTAAAAGGATTGATATAGTCTCTAAAATATATGTTATTGATGATGGTTCAAAGGATGATACTGTTAGACAAGTGGAGATTATAGAAGATATTATTTTAATAAAAAATATAGTAAATAGGGGAAAAGGTGCATCTTTAAAAAAAGGTATAGAAGAAGCTATAACCACATCAGATATTATTGTTTTCTTAGATGCAGATTTAGAAGAAAGTGCTGAAGAAGCCATCAAGTTAATTTATCCTATACTAGAGGATGACGCAGATGTTACGATAGGAAGGTTCCCTGCAGCTAAGAAAAAGGGAGGCTTTGGCTTGGTAAAGGCTCTAGCAAGATATGGTGTATATTTTAATACTGGAATAAAGTTAAATACAGTTCTTTCTGGTCAAAGAGCATTTAAGCAAGAGGTTTTAAGAGATCTTTCCTTTAATTACGAAGGCTACGGTATAGAATTGGGAATGACAATTGATATATTAAATAAAGGATATCGTGTAAAGGAAGTAGATGTAACAATGTTTCATAATGAAACCAGTAGAAATATTCAAGGCTTCATCCATAGAGGAAAGCAGTTTTGGCACATTTTAAAAGTATTAATTAAAAAAAGATAA
- a CDS encoding copper transporter — MIIDVKYYIITITAIFISLGIGIFIGFNMDGEDIYLKQQQQIVDSLEDRFSEFRIEKESLQKRIQDLIVQKEKRDNFMERIYYEVIGNKLTGLNIAIIQMTDHYYYNDVRTTLEEAGAFVPIKVIYNQQLIQLTDEALENINYSFGLSLNKEEILELINNNIIQLVTDNKMSNLLDFLITEGFLQINKYDEDISPIHQVIIAAGNQISNDRRKNIIDLNLIEDLKYNDIRVIGVERLDILNSSIPLYKKANISTIDNVDTLMGRISLVLVCSGKEGSFGEKDTSEALAPVGSF, encoded by the coding sequence GTGATTATTGATGTAAAATATTATATTATTACAATTACTGCCATATTTATCTCTTTAGGAATAGGTATTTTTATCGGATTTAATATGGATGGTGAAGATATCTATTTGAAGCAACAACAACAAATAGTAGATAGTCTTGAGGATAGGTTTAGTGAGTTTAGAATTGAAAAAGAAAGTCTACAAAAAAGAATTCAAGATTTAATAGTTCAAAAGGAAAAAAGAGATAATTTTATGGAGAGAATTTATTATGAAGTTATTGGAAATAAGTTAACAGGATTAAATATAGCTATCATACAAATGACTGATCACTATTATTATAATGATGTTAGAACAACCTTAGAAGAGGCTGGAGCCTTTGTACCAATAAAGGTTATATATAATCAACAGTTGATCCAATTAACAGATGAGGCATTAGAAAATATAAATTATTCCTTTGGATTATCCCTTAATAAGGAAGAGATACTTGAACTAATAAACAATAACATTATTCAACTGGTTACGGATAATAAGATGTCTAATTTATTGGATTTTTTAATAACAGAAGGATTTCTTCAGATAAATAAGTATGATGAAGACATTTCACCAATTCATCAAGTAATTATTGCAGCTGGAAATCAAATATCAAATGATAGAAGGAAAAATATTATAGATTTAAATTTAATTGAAGATTTAAAGTATAATGATATCCGGGTTATAGGGGTTGAAAGATTGGATATACTTAATTCTTCGATTCCTCTATATAAAAAGGCCAATATTTCTACCATTGATAATGTGGATACATTGATGGGTCGAATATCCCTGGTACTTGTTTGTAGTGGTAAAGAAGGTTCTTTTGGAGAAAAAGATACTTCGGAAGCATTGGCACCCGTAGGTAGCTTTTAG
- the steA gene encoding putative cytokinetic ring protein SteA, with translation MKIRGSVKLDKKTKNLTTKIHDGEIAVICHRDLDEVAANSLIQSKVVAVINCDKSISGRYPNLGPSILVKSKIPIFDVIEGDLFNLLQDGDIVVIQENQLIFENNPIGILQQLTENQIIDLLEKAERNLEIELEKFIDNTLTYAHKEKDFILGKLKIPKVDTEFSNKQVLVVVRGQNYREDLTAIFPYIKEVKPVIIGVDGGADALLEFGFIPDIIIGDMDSVSDNALIKCKEIIVHAYPNGEAPGLERINTLNLKAKIFPAPGTSEDIAMLLAYEKGADLIVAVGTHSNMIDFLEKGRKGMASTFLVRLKVGSKLVDARGVNKLYHAHIKLKYIFWIFFAAMIPIVVTISISQPIRNLLTLLVIRLRILLGV, from the coding sequence ATGAAGATAAGAGGGTCAGTAAAATTAGATAAGAAAACTAAAAATTTGACCACAAAAATTCATGATGGAGAAATTGCAGTTATTTGTCATAGAGACCTTGATGAGGTGGCAGCAAATTCTCTAATTCAAAGTAAAGTAGTAGCTGTAATTAATTGTGATAAATCTATTAGTGGTAGATATCCAAATTTAGGACCCTCTATACTGGTAAAGTCTAAGATCCCTATATTTGATGTGATAGAAGGAGATTTGTTTAATTTATTACAGGATGGGGATATTGTAGTAATTCAAGAAAACCAACTGATTTTTGAAAATAATCCTATTGGGATTTTACAACAATTAACAGAAAACCAAATCATTGATTTGTTAGAAAAAGCAGAAAGAAATTTAGAGATTGAGTTAGAGAAGTTTATTGACAATACTTTAACCTATGCCCATAAAGAAAAGGATTTCATTTTAGGCAAGTTGAAAATTCCTAAAGTAGATACAGAGTTTTCTAATAAGCAGGTTTTGGTTGTGGTGAGGGGTCAAAATTATAGGGAGGATTTAACTGCTATTTTTCCCTATATTAAAGAGGTAAAGCCTGTAATTATCGGTGTAGATGGTGGAGCTGATGCATTGTTGGAATTTGGTTTTATTCCTGACATTATTATAGGAGATATGGATAGTGTAAGTGATAACGCTTTAATAAAGTGTAAAGAAATTATAGTTCACGCCTATCCAAATGGTGAAGCTCCAGGATTAGAGCGAATAAATACACTAAATTTGAAGGCTAAAATATTTCCTGCACCTGGTACCAGTGAGGATATAGCCATGCTCCTAGCCTATGAGAAGGGGGCTGATTTAATTGTTGCGGTAGGTACCCATTCCAATATGATTGATTTTTTGGAAAAGGGTAGAAAAGGTATGGCAAGTACATTTTTAGTTAGATTAAAGGTGGGCTCAAAGCTTGTAGATGCTAGAGGGGTAAATAAACTATATCATGCCCATATAAAGTTAAAATATATCTTTTGGATTTTTTTTGCAGCAATGATTCCAATAGTTGTTACAATATCGATTTCTCAGCCTATAAGAAATTTGCTGACCCTATTAGTGATTCGACTTAGAATACTTTTAGGGGTTTAG
- a CDS encoding RecX family transcriptional regulator — translation MNPNYDSCDSIAIKKAFNLSLKYLTYKARTENEVVNYLAGKEYSSTVISHVIEKLQEYKYLDDHKYSKIFIGDNIEKGSKGKSLIERELAQKGVSEEIITKTLSVFTEEKEIEIAKNIVKKLFHSKKSLPLNHIKSKAYNKLLQKGFSKVSIHKSLLLLEQDVEITTTVSQQTDIYKSQALALGKKYYDKYVKKEDHFFKLKQKIYSQLIRKGFDYQLAKNVVDEIMMDKKVESW, via the coding sequence ATGAATCCCAACTATGACTCTTGTGATAGCATAGCTATAAAAAAAGCTTTCAATCTGTCATTAAAGTACTTGACCTATAAAGCTAGAACAGAAAATGAAGTGGTTAATTATTTAGCTGGCAAAGAATATAGTAGTACAGTTATTTCCCATGTTATTGAGAAACTACAAGAATATAAGTATCTTGATGACCATAAATACAGTAAAATTTTCATAGGAGATAACATAGAAAAAGGAAGTAAAGGAAAAAGCTTAATTGAAAGAGAACTTGCACAAAAAGGGGTTTCAGAAGAAATCATTACAAAAACCTTATCTGTTTTTACAGAAGAAAAGGAAATAGAAATAGCTAAAAATATAGTAAAAAAACTTTTTCATTCTAAAAAAAGCTTACCTTTAAATCATATTAAATCTAAAGCCTACAACAAATTACTACAAAAAGGATTTTCAAAGGTTTCTATTCATAAGTCCCTTTTATTATTAGAACAAGATGTAGAAATTACTACCACCGTATCACAACAAACAGATATATATAAATCCCAAGCCTTAGCCTTAGGAAAAAAATATTATGATAAATATGTAAAAAAAGAAGATCATTTCTTTAAATTAAAGCAAAAAATCTATAGTCAGCTTATTAGAAAAGGCTTTGACTACCAATTAGCTAAAAATGTGGTTGATGAAATAATGATGGATAAAAAAGTAGAAAGCTGGTGA
- a CDS encoding metal-dependent hydrolase family protein yields the protein MNKIAFIGGLLIDGTGKVPIENSLLLVVDKKIQYAGSMIEIGEDYQKIAIHGKTIIPGLIDTHLHFSGNKTDNDNEWVLEPVIQKTIVAVAQAHEALEHGLTSVGEISRSGIYIRDMIEEGVIPGPRVVATGLGFCRTAGHGDSHRLPLNYNNAAHPWAERVDGPWDLRKAIRRRIRENPDAIKIWATGGGIWRHDAKAHSHYCMEEIQAVVDECNMVGLPVWSHAEGYDGALNSCKAGVSAIIHGQELNEECLEIMKEKDITFCPTLQFFYEWFSVYQPPYRPIHDQYPGCTTAEKELNRIISNLQNANEKGIRITVGSDSFCSSLTPYGKYAITEMYTLHKAGLTEMETILAATKNGAEMLKIDDITGTLEEGKFADLIVLQGNPLDDIHHVASDKMEVIMKEGKFIKRKIFGS from the coding sequence ATGAATAAAATTGCATTTATAGGGGGGTTATTAATTGATGGTACTGGAAAAGTCCCAATAGAAAATTCCCTGTTGTTGGTAGTGGATAAAAAAATCCAATATGCCGGATCAATGATAGAGATTGGGGAGGACTACCAAAAGATAGCTATTCATGGAAAAACCATCATACCTGGTTTGATTGATACACACCTTCACTTTAGTGGAAACAAAACTGATAATGATAATGAATGGGTACTTGAGCCTGTGATACAAAAGACAATCGTTGCTGTTGCCCAAGCCCATGAAGCATTGGAGCATGGACTAACATCTGTAGGTGAAATTTCTCGTTCGGGAATATATATTCGTGATATGATCGAAGAAGGAGTTATTCCTGGGCCTCGTGTAGTTGCAACTGGGCTTGGGTTTTGCAGAACAGCAGGACATGGAGATTCCCATAGATTACCACTCAATTATAACAATGCTGCCCATCCTTGGGCTGAAAGAGTGGATGGTCCATGGGATTTACGCAAAGCAATAAGACGAAGGATTCGAGAAAATCCAGATGCCATTAAAATTTGGGCAACAGGTGGAGGTATATGGAGGCATGACGCAAAAGCCCACTCCCATTACTGTATGGAGGAGATTCAAGCAGTAGTAGATGAATGTAATATGGTAGGTTTGCCTGTGTGGTCCCATGCAGAAGGTTATGACGGTGCCCTGAACTCTTGTAAAGCAGGGGTATCTGCCATTATTCATGGTCAAGAACTAAATGAAGAATGTCTTGAAATCATGAAGGAAAAAGATATTACCTTCTGTCCAACCCTTCAGTTCTTTTATGAATGGTTTAGTGTATATCAACCACCTTATAGACCCATTCATGACCAATATCCAGGCTGTACAACCGCTGAGAAAGAGCTGAATCGTATTATTAGCAATCTACAAAATGCAAATGAAAAGGGTATTAGAATTACAGTGGGGTCCGATTCTTTTTGTAGTAGCTTGACGCCCTATGGCAAATATGCCATTACAGAAATGTATACCCTACATAAAGCAGGGCTAACAGAGATGGAGACCATCTTGGCTGCCACCAAAAATGGAGCTGAAATGCTGAAAATAGATGATATTACTGGTACCCTAGAAGAAGGTAAATTCGCTGACCTTATAGTGCTTCAAGGTAATCCCTTAGATGATATCCACCATGTAGCCAGTGATAAGATGGAAGTAATTATGAAGGAGGGCAAATTTATAAAAAGAAAAATATTTGGATCATAA
- the spo0A gene encoding sporulation transcription factor Spo0A, translated as MKSEKITVLIVDDNEDFCDILSEYLGRQEDIGVVGVAQDGLKALELINEKMPDVVILDIIMPHLDGLGVLERLNKMNLQIFPKVIILSAVGQDKITQSAINLGADYYVIKPFDFEVFIDRIRQMARGSSNNVKKRPSYVGSSALITNNSSLEAEITNIIHEIGVPAHIKGYLYLREAITMVIENVELLSAVTKELYPSIAKRFNTTPSRVERAIRHAIEVAWSRGKVDTINNLFGYTVHNDKGKPTNSEFIAMVADKLRLEKRVS; from the coding sequence GTGAAAAGTGAAAAAATTACTGTATTAATTGTAGATGATAATGAGGATTTTTGTGATATTCTAAGTGAATACCTAGGGAGACAAGAGGATATCGGTGTAGTGGGGGTAGCTCAGGATGGATTAAAGGCACTGGAATTAATTAATGAGAAAATGCCAGATGTAGTGATTTTAGATATTATTATGCCACATTTGGATGGTTTAGGGGTTTTAGAGAGATTAAACAAAATGAATTTACAAATATTTCCAAAGGTAATTATCCTATCGGCGGTGGGGCAGGATAAAATAACACAAAGTGCTATTAATTTAGGGGCAGATTATTATGTGATAAAGCCCTTTGATTTTGAGGTTTTTATTGATAGGATTAGACAAATGGCTAGAGGATCTTCTAATAATGTAAAGAAAAGACCCAGTTATGTAGGTTCATCTGCTTTAATTACCAACAATAGTAGCTTAGAGGCAGAAATAACAAATATTATTCACGAAATAGGGGTTCCAGCCCACATAAAAGGATATTTATATTTAAGGGAAGCTATTACAATGGTTATAGAGAACGTTGAATTGTTAAGTGCCGTCACAAAGGAACTGTATCCATCCATCGCTAAACGATTTAACACCACTCCAAGCAGGGTAGAGAGAGCTATAAGACATGCAATTGAAGTAGCCTGGAGTAGGGGAAAGGTAGATACCATTAACAATTTATTTGGGTACACTGTTCATAATGATAAGGGTAAGCCAACAAATAGTGAATTCATCGCTATGGTGGCAGATAAACTGAGACTTGAAAAAAGAGTAAGTTAA
- the spoIVB gene encoding SpoIVB peptidase, whose amino-acid sequence MINKKTYKKYIGWLMLIMMVLTFYLSFIEVTGGLYKEYHISIGNDYTLNQRFPLFLSFSDSNNSIAPSIIELTQLNPSKFQFNRSFYIKTLDEGTASLQLKILGFVPYRNIKVNVVPELQVIPGGHSIGVRLNTDGVLVVGTTEITDSNGMIHNLADVAGIRIGDSLIAINNIKVNNAVHVGEIIKDSDGTELKLTLKRDGKSYTTSITPIQSMEDQQYRLGLWVRDKTAGVGTMSFYHPKTKKFGALGHAITDIDTGKVLSIRDGEVVKSRVVSVEQGKRGKPGEIRGVFYDTHEPIGKLEKNTDYGVYGELLYSLQNEFYKNPIPIAYQHEIKQGPAHILTTIENDKIEKYQIEILKVNTQTKIDGKSIVIRITDRRLLEKTGGIIQGMSGSPIIQNNKVVGAVTHVLINDPTKGYGIFIEWMLEESGIFDRDVKKIVEN is encoded by the coding sequence TTGATTAATAAAAAAACATATAAAAAATATATTGGCTGGCTAATGTTAATAATGATGGTGTTGACATTTTATTTGTCATTTATAGAAGTTACCGGTGGTTTATATAAAGAGTACCATATATCAATTGGAAATGACTATACTTTAAATCAAAGATTCCCATTATTTCTTTCTTTTTCAGATTCAAATAATTCCATAGCACCTTCTATCATAGAACTTACACAACTTAACCCCTCTAAGTTTCAATTTAATAGAAGCTTCTATATTAAAACCTTAGATGAGGGAACAGCAAGTCTTCAGCTTAAAATATTGGGCTTTGTTCCATATAGAAATATTAAAGTAAATGTGGTACCTGAACTACAGGTTATTCCAGGGGGACATTCAATTGGAGTAAGACTAAATACCGATGGAGTATTGGTAGTAGGTACAACGGAAATTACTGATTCCAATGGTATGATCCATAATTTAGCAGACGTAGCAGGTATAAGAATAGGAGATTCATTAATAGCTATAAATAACATAAAAGTTAATAATGCTGTACATGTGGGAGAGATTATTAAAGATAGTGATGGTACAGAATTAAAGCTAACACTTAAGAGGGATGGCAAAAGTTATACTACTTCCATAACACCTATTCAATCTATGGAGGATCAACAGTATAGGTTGGGATTATGGGTACGGGATAAAACTGCAGGAGTAGGAACCATGAGTTTTTATCATCCTAAGACAAAAAAATTTGGTGCATTAGGTCATGCTATTACTGATATTGACACTGGAAAAGTTTTGTCAATTAGAGATGGTGAGGTAGTGAAATCAAGAGTAGTTTCTGTTGAACAAGGAAAAAGAGGAAAGCCTGGAGAAATTAGAGGAGTATTTTATGATACTCATGAACCAATAGGGAAGCTAGAAAAAAATACAGACTATGGTGTTTATGGAGAATTACTATATTCCCTACAAAATGAGTTTTATAAAAATCCTATTCCTATTGCCTATCAACATGAGATTAAGCAAGGACCTGCTCATATTTTAACGACAATAGAAAATGATAAAATTGAAAAATACCAAATAGAAATTTTAAAAGTCAATACCCAAACCAAGATAGATGGTAAGAGTATAGTTATTCGCATAACTGATAGGAGATTATTAGAGAAAACCGGGGGTATTATTCAAGGAATGAGCGGTAGTCCAATTATACAAAATAACAAGGTGGTGGGAGCAGTTACCCATGTTTTAATTAATGATCCAACAAAAGGTTACGGCATTTTTATTGAATGGATGCTAGAGGAGTCGGGAATATTTGATAGAGATGTCAAAAAAATTGTAGAAAATTAG
- the recN gene encoding DNA repair protein RecN, translating into MLLQLEVKNFALIDELNIQFDKGLNILTGETGAGKSIIIDAVNMAIGERADRQFVRTGSKKSMIQAIFSVSEISDLEEVLDEYGIEVDEDKAIIVTREIYGNGRSVSRINGIMVNQGVLKSITQKLIDIHGQHEHQSLLHTEFHIDLLDLYGGKDIHDLLVMLSNKYQHYLKLKKSLESFCYDDMERERKIDLLKFQIEEIETAELTIGEEEELNQKRILLGNSERIYTTLTTTYEDFYNSNTHPSVIDYISKNTKALQSVAGLDGSLSYFYEALEDIQYKIEDIITEIRNYREQIEFDPQILQEIEKRLDTINNLKRKYGSSIQDILDYKEVIQQELDNYIYSEEKISQLKHEITAIKKEIEDLSINISELRIKAGKVFEGQLVDILKSLNMKNVSFAVDIKQLKDTYGNLKVSEKGIDKVEFKLSTNPGEPLKPLAKVASGGEISRVMLALKTILAHIDGIPALIFDEIDTGISGITAQIVGEKLHHISKKRQVICITHLPQIAALANTHFLIEKKIEKNTTKTIVKKLDKDNRLYELGRLLGGEVTEITLKHAEEMIDKAHKKIKATN; encoded by the coding sequence ATGCTTTTACAGCTAGAGGTTAAAAACTTTGCTTTAATAGATGAATTAAACATTCAATTCGATAAGGGCTTGAATATATTAACAGGAGAGACAGGAGCTGGCAAATCTATTATCATTGATGCTGTCAATATGGCTATCGGAGAAAGAGCCGATCGACAATTCGTCAGAACAGGATCAAAAAAATCCATGATCCAGGCTATCTTTTCTGTTAGCGAGATTAGTGATTTAGAAGAAGTGTTAGATGAATATGGCATTGAGGTTGATGAAGACAAAGCTATCATTGTGACAAGGGAGATCTATGGTAATGGCCGTAGTGTTAGTAGAATAAATGGTATTATGGTAAATCAAGGGGTTTTGAAGTCAATTACTCAAAAACTTATTGATATACATGGACAGCATGAGCATCAATCTTTATTACATACAGAGTTTCATATAGATTTACTGGACTTATACGGAGGTAAGGATATCCATGATTTACTGGTAATGTTATCCAATAAATATCAGCATTATCTAAAACTTAAAAAAAGCTTAGAATCTTTTTGCTATGATGATATGGAAAGAGAAAGAAAAATAGATTTATTAAAGTTTCAAATAGAAGAAATAGAAACAGCTGAATTAACCATAGGAGAAGAAGAGGAATTAAATCAAAAGAGAATACTCTTAGGCAATAGTGAAAGGATTTATACAACATTAACTACTACTTATGAAGATTTTTATAACAGTAATACCCATCCTTCAGTGATTGATTATATTTCTAAAAACACTAAAGCATTGCAGAGTGTTGCTGGACTAGATGGGTCCTTGAGCTATTTTTATGAAGCATTAGAAGATATTCAATACAAAATTGAAGATATAATTACAGAAATACGGAATTATAGAGAACAAATTGAATTTGATCCTCAAATACTACAGGAAATAGAAAAAAGATTAGATACAATTAACAATTTAAAAAGGAAATATGGATCATCTATCCAGGATATTTTAGACTATAAGGAGGTAATTCAGCAAGAACTGGATAATTATATTTATAGCGAAGAGAAAATCTCCCAATTAAAGCACGAAATTACGGCTATAAAGAAGGAGATAGAAGATCTATCTATTAATATTAGTGAATTAAGAATAAAGGCTGGCAAAGTATTTGAAGGTCAATTGGTGGATATATTAAAAAGCTTAAATATGAAAAATGTATCCTTTGCTGTTGACATTAAACAACTAAAGGATACTTATGGAAATCTTAAGGTTTCAGAAAAGGGTATTGATAAGGTGGAGTTTAAGCTCTCTACAAATCCTGGTGAGCCTTTGAAACCTTTAGCTAAAGTTGCTTCTGGTGGTGAAATTTCTAGGGTTATGTTGGCACTGAAAACAATATTGGCTCATATAGATGGAATACCAGCTTTGATTTTTGATGAAATTGATACCGGAATCAGTGGTATAACAGCTCAAATTGTGGGAGAAAAATTACATCATATTTCTAAGAAACGTCAGGTAATATGTATAACACATTTACCTCAAATAGCTGCCTTAGCTAATACTCATTTTTTAATTGAAAAGAAAATAGAAAAAAATACTACAAAAACCATTGTGAAAAAATTGGATAAAGATAATCGATTATATGAATTAGGTAGATTATTAGGTGGAGAAGTTACAGAAATAACTTTAAAGCATGCTGAAGAAATGATAGATAAAGCCCATAAAAAAATAAAAGCTACTAATTAG
- a CDS encoding arginine repressor has translation MKYTRHAKILEIIENNEIETQEELSEELRKIGLNVTQATVSRDIKELRLIKVLSKSGKYKYATLKSQDTILSDRLVRLFKDSIISYDYAGNILVLKTIPAAAQAAASAIDATGFDGIVGTVAGDDTIFVVIRDAEKMDEMIDKFRKLVR, from the coding sequence ATGAAGTATACGAGGCATGCAAAAATTTTAGAGATTATTGAGAACAATGAAATAGAAACACAAGAGGAACTTTCAGAGGAGCTCAGGAAAATTGGTTTAAATGTTACCCAAGCAACAGTTTCTAGAGATATTAAAGAGTTAAGACTTATAAAGGTCTTATCCAAATCAGGAAAGTATAAATATGCCACATTAAAAAGTCAGGATACAATTCTCTCTGATAGACTTGTCAGACTGTTCAAAGACTCTATTATATCCTATGATTATGCAGGGAATATACTGGTATTAAAAACGATACCAGCAGCAGCACAAGCAGCAGCCTCTGCCATAGATGCAACAGGCTTTGATGGTATTGTTGGAACTGTGGCTGGAGATGATACGATATTTGTTGTGATAAGGGATGCAGAGAAAATGGATGAAATGATTGATAAATTTAGAAAATTAGTGAGATAG
- a CDS encoding TlyA family RNA methyltransferase, whose translation MEKLRLDMLLVEKGYFESREKARRNIMAGLVFVDNQKIDKPGTKVKADATLIVKGNAIPYVSRGGLKLEKAIEAFAIDLENKICLDIGASTGGFTDCMLQNGASKVYAIDVGYGQLDWKLRQDSRVVVMERTNIRYVEPEAMEELGDFASIDVSFISLKLVLPVVKTLLKSSGEIVALVKPQFEAGKEKVGKKGVVKDENVHKEVVEEIINFAKNLEFQILELSYSPIKGPEGNIEYLLYMKNNKDNQEEPSISYIHNIIEESHKSLN comes from the coding sequence ATGGAGAAATTAAGATTGGACATGCTTTTAGTAGAAAAAGGGTATTTTGAAAGCAGAGAAAAGGCCCGACGAAATATTATGGCAGGGCTAGTATTTGTAGATAACCAAAAAATTGATAAGCCAGGTACAAAAGTAAAGGCTGATGCAACCCTCATTGTAAAGGGTAATGCGATCCCCTATGTAAGCAGAGGGGGACTGAAGTTAGAAAAGGCTATTGAAGCATTTGCCATTGATCTTGAAAACAAGATTTGTTTAGATATAGGGGCCTCTACCGGGGGGTTTACTGATTGTATGCTGCAAAATGGAGCATCAAAAGTATACGCTATTGATGTAGGGTATGGACAATTGGATTGGAAACTAAGACAGGACTCACGGGTTGTTGTTATGGAGAGAACAAATATCAGATATGTGGAACCAGAGGCTATGGAGGAATTAGGGGATTTTGCATCAATAGATGTCTCTTTTATATCTCTAAAATTAGTACTACCAGTAGTAAAAACACTTTTAAAGTCATCGGGAGAAATAGTAGCCTTAGTAAAGCCTCAATTTGAAGCTGGCAAAGAAAAGGTAGGAAAAAAAGGGGTAGTAAAAGATGAAAATGTCCATAAAGAAGTAGTGGAGGAAATAATAAACTTTGCTAAAAACCTAGAATTTCAAATACTGGAATTATCATATTCTCCTATTAAAGGACCTGAAGGTAATATTGAGTATTTATTATATATGAAAAACAATAAGGATAATCAGGAAGAACCCTCAATATCCTATATACATAATATTATTGAAGAATCCCATAAAAGTTTAAATTAG